The genomic segment CCAAGTCGCTCGCCACGATCGAACGCGGCCGGGACAAGATGCACGCGCTGCGGGAGATCGGCTCGTTCGCCCCGGACGACGAGGAGTTGCCCGAGTCGTCGCTGTCCTGACCGGGCCCCGGCACCCGGCTGGGGGCCCGGGGCGTGGCGCCGGGCGTTCACCGGTTCGACGCTGCGCGGCGCCCGCGGGTAGCCTTCCACGGTGCCGGCGGGTCCCGCCGGTGTCCACCGAACGATCGAGGTCGACCGAGACATCATGGCTGAAAGCACGCCGCGTCCGCCGGACGCCACGTCGCCGCTGGTGCTGTCCACCCGCGAGCTGCCCCGCGGCGCGGGGGAGATGCGCGAGGTGGTGCGCACCGCGCCGGCGCCGGCCGACCTCGGGCTGCCGCTGATCGGCGTGCCCGAGGGCGCCGAGATCGACCTGGATCTGCGGATGGAGTCCGCCTCGGAGGGCGTGTTCGTCTCCGGCACGGTGACCGCGCCGCTGCGCGGCGAGTGCGGTCGCTGCCTGCAGGAGATCTCGGACACGATCACGGTGCACCTCGGGGAGTTGTTCGCCTACCCGGGCAGCACCACCGACGAGACCACCGACACCGACGAGGTCCGCCGGCTGCAGGACGAGCTGGCCGACCTGGAGCCGGTGATCCGGGACGCCATCGTGCTGGAGCTGCCGACCAGCCCGCTGTGCAGCCCGGACTGCGCGGGCCTGTGTGCGCAGTGCGGCCAGCCACTGGCCGACCTGCCGCCCGACCACGGCCACCAGACGACCGATCCGCGGTGGTCGGCGCTCGCCGGGCTGAAAGACAAACTCGCCGATTCGTGACCGCGGCGGCCCAACGGGGCCCGGGGTGCGCCCCGGGCACGGTCGGTCGGGGGCGCAGCGGCCCCGTTCGAGCGCTTGCGGGCGACCCGGCAGTGGTCGTCGGCGCCCGATGGGTGACAATAGCTGGGCGGCTCGGTGACCCGAGCGATTCCGTGTGCCCCGGTGCACGGTGCCCGATCCAACGAGAAGACCATCAGGAGTGAGTGACGTGGCCGTTCCGAAGCGCCGGATGTCGCGGAGCAACACGCGGTCCCGCCGCAGCCAGTGGAAGACCAGCGCGGTGGCCACCCAGCCGTGCCCGCAGTGCCGGTCGCCGAAGCTGCCGCACGCGGCGTGCGGTGTGTGCGGCACCTACAACGGCCGCCAGGTCGTGGAGGTCTGACCCGCCCGCGACATGACGCGATCCGAGCGGCGTGCCGCGCGGATCGCCGTCGACCTCCTCGGCGGGGACGATGCTCCCGCCGTCGTGGTTGACGGCGCTCTGCTGGCGCTGAACGCCGACCCCATGCTCCGGCTGTTGCCGGTGGGTCCCCAGGTCGTCCTCGACGACCTGCTGGCCCGGCTTCCCGCTGCCCATCGGGAGCGGACCGAACCGGTCCCGGTCGAGACCGACGGCACCCTGCCGGTCCATGCCGCGGTGCGGCTGGTCTCCGCCGAACGCGCGGACGCGGTGGTGTCCGCCGGCGCGACCGGTTCGGCGGTGCGATCCGCGGTGGCGCACTGCGGACGCTTCCCGGGGCTGCGCCGCCCGGCCCTCGCGGTCACCGTGCCCGCGGCCCGCGGGCCGCTGATCCTGCTCGATGTGGGCGCCGCGCCCGACCTGACCGCCGCCGACCTGGTCCGCCATGCCGTCCTGGGCGCCGGCTACGCGACGGCCACGCTCGGCGTCGCCCGGCCGCGGGTCGGGCTGCTGTCCATCGGCACCGAGCCGGGCGTGGGCGACGAGTTGCGGCGCGCCGCCGACCGGGAACTGGCCGCGGGCGTGCTGCCGCCGGACACCGACTACGTGGGCCTGGTGGAGGGCTACGACGTGCCCGTCGGCGGTGTGGCCGACGTGGTGGTCACCGACGGTTTCACCGGGAACGTCCTGCTCAAGGGCATCGAAGGCGCCCTGCGGCTGAGTCGGGGGGCGGCCGGTGCGCTGCGCCTGAACCACGGTACGGACGGTCTGCGGCCGGATCGGGCCGTGGCCGGCGCGGTGCGGTGCGGCCCGGGCGTCGACGCCGGCCCGGACGGCGCGGACCCGCCGGTCGACGGCGATGGGGTGCCGCGGGCCGCGGCGCTGTTGGGAGTGGCCGCGTCGGTGGTGGTCTGCCACGGTGCGGCGGACGCGTCGGACGTCGCCTCCGGGATCGGGTTCGCCGCGCGGATGGTCGCCGGGCACACGGTCGATCGGGTGGCGCGGATGGATCGAGTGTTCCGGGAGCTGACCCGGGCGCCAGGAGGTGTGCGAGGCGATGAGGCGACGACAGGTCCCGCAGATGACGACCGGAGGCCGCGATGAGTAGCGCGACACCGACCGAGCTGACCGCGGCGCTGGGCGTCGAGCTGTCGCCGCCGCTGTTGGAGCGGGCCCTGACGCACCGCTCGTACGCGTACGAGCACGGTGGTCTGCCGACCAACGAGCGGCTGGAGTTCCTCGGCGACGCGGTGCTCGGCCTGGTCGTGACCGACGCGCTGTACCGCACCCACCCCGACCTGCCGGAGGGGCAGCTGGCGAAGTTGCGCGCCTCGGTGGTCAACATGCGCGCGCTGGCCGAGGTGGCGCGCGGTCTCGGCCCGCACGGCCTCGGCGCGTACGTGCGGCTCGGCAAGGGTGAGGAGACCACCGGCGGTCGGGACAAGGCGAGCATCCTCGCCGACACCACCGAGGCGCTGCTCGGCGCGGTCTACCTGGAGCACGGCACGGACGTCGCGTCGGTGCTGGTGCACAAGCTGTTCGACCCGCTGATGGCGGACGCGTCGCGACGCGGCGCCGGCCTGGACTGGAAGACCAGCCTGCAGGAGCTGACCGCGAACCAGGGCCTCGGCGTCCCCGAGTACGAGGTGGCCGAGGACGGGCCGGACCACGCGAAGACGTTCACCGCGTGGGCGGTGGTGGCCAGCGAGCGGTTCGGCTCCGGTAACGGCCGAAGCAAGAAGGAGGCCGAACAGCGCGCCGCCGAGCAGGCGTGGCGGGAACTCTCGGCCCGTGCCGAGGGGGGCACCGGCGGCGCGTCGACCGGGTCGGCGTGACCGAGCAGCTCGACGTCGGCGCGGCGGCGCCGCCGGCGTCGGCGACCGGGCCGTCGCCGCGCGTGGAGTTCGTGATCCGGCAGCTGCTCGCGCCGGTGGCGATCTTCGCGGCGAACCGGCTGGTGCAGTTCGTGCTGCTGGCGCTGCTCGCGCGGCCCGGCCAGACGGTGTACTCGCGGCTGTCCATCTGGGACGCCGACTTCTTCCTGCGGATCGCCCGGGACGGCTACGACCACGCCCTGCAGTACGACGGGTCGGGTCACCTGATCGGCAACACGCTGGCGTTCTTCCCGGGCTACCCGCTGTGCGTACGGTTCGTCGCGCTGTTCGGGGTGCCCTACCCGGCCGCCGGCGTGGTGGTCTCGCTGCTGGCCGGCGCCGCCGGTACGGTGCTGATCCACCTGCTGGGCCGGCAGCTGCGCGGCGCCCGGTTCGGGTACGTGCTCGCGGTGCTGTTCTGCGCGCAGCCGATGTCGGTGGTGTTCTCGATGGCCTACTCGGAGGCGCTGTTCTGCGCCCTGGTGCTGGCCATGCTGCTGTGCCTGCGCCGGCAACAGTGGCTGCTGGCCGGCGGGTTCGCCGTCGCTGCCGGCCTGACCCGCAGTACCGGCCTGGCCGCCGCGGTGGCGCTGGCCTGCTACGCCGGGTACCGGCTGTGGGCCGACCGGCGGCTTGCCGGTGCGCCGCGGGTCCGCCCGGTGGTGGCGGCGCTGGCCGGGCTGGCCGCGGTGCCCGGCTTCTGGCTCTGGGTGGGACACCGGCTGGGCCGCACCGACGGCTGGTTCGTCGAGCAGTCGCAGGGCTGGGGGACCGGCGTCGACTGGGGTGCGGCGAGCCTGCGCTTCGTGGCCGACACGTTCCGCAACGCGGACGGCTTCATCCAGCTGGCGACCGCGTTCCTGCTGGTGTTCACCGGGGTGCTGGTGCTGTGGGCGCTGCTGGATCGCACCGACGGCAACTGGTGGCCGATGGCGCTGTACGGCCTGCTGGCCTACGGCACGGTCGCCGGCGCCTCGGGCTACTTCAACTCCCGACCCCGGCTGCTGGTACCGGTGCTGTCCGCGCTGCTGCCGGTCGGCGCGGCGCTGCTGCACGCCCGTACCCGGGTGCTGGTGCCGTGCCTGGTGGCGATCAGCCTGGTCGGCTGCTGGTTCGGGGCGTACATGATCACCGTCTGGCCGTACACGATCTAGCGGTCGCAACAGGAGGGCGTGGGATGGCTGTCGAGGCTCGGGGCGGGATCGCCACGGCGGAGGTGCGAGTGCATACCGGCGCGGAGTGCGCTCGTGCCGGCGACGCGGGCCGCGTCGTGCCGAGTCCGACAGGCGCCGACCGCCCTTCGTACCGCGACCTCTCCGGGATGCCCGGTGCCTGAGCTGCCCGAGGTGGAGACCGTCCGTGCCGGTCTGCAGAAGTGGGTGGCCGGCCGGCGGATCGAACGGGTCGAGGTGCGCCACCCGCGGGCGATCCGCCGGCACGCGCCCGGCGCCGAGCACTTC from the Actinocatenispora thailandica genome contains:
- a CDS encoding YceD family protein — protein: MAESTPRPPDATSPLVLSTRELPRGAGEMREVVRTAPAPADLGLPLIGVPEGAEIDLDLRMESASEGVFVSGTVTAPLRGECGRCLQEISDTITVHLGELFAYPGSTTDETTDTDEVRRLQDELADLEPVIRDAIVLELPTSPLCSPDCAGLCAQCGQPLADLPPDHGHQTTDPRWSALAGLKDKLADS
- a CDS encoding phosphate acyltransferase PlsX, producing MTRSERRAARIAVDLLGGDDAPAVVVDGALLALNADPMLRLLPVGPQVVLDDLLARLPAAHRERTEPVPVETDGTLPVHAAVRLVSAERADAVVSAGATGSAVRSAVAHCGRFPGLRRPALAVTVPAARGPLILLDVGAAPDLTAADLVRHAVLGAGYATATLGVARPRVGLLSIGTEPGVGDELRRAADRELAAGVLPPDTDYVGLVEGYDVPVGGVADVVVTDGFTGNVLLKGIEGALRLSRGAAGALRLNHGTDGLRPDRAVAGAVRCGPGVDAGPDGADPPVDGDGVPRAAALLGVAASVVVCHGAADASDVASGIGFAARMVAGHTVDRVARMDRVFRELTRAPGGVRGDEATTGPADDDRRPR
- a CDS encoding mannosyltransferase family protein, with protein sequence MTEQLDVGAAAPPASATGPSPRVEFVIRQLLAPVAIFAANRLVQFVLLALLARPGQTVYSRLSIWDADFFLRIARDGYDHALQYDGSGHLIGNTLAFFPGYPLCVRFVALFGVPYPAAGVVVSLLAGAAGTVLIHLLGRQLRGARFGYVLAVLFCAQPMSVVFSMAYSEALFCALVLAMLLCLRRQQWLLAGGFAVAAGLTRSTGLAAAVALACYAGYRLWADRRLAGAPRVRPVVAALAGLAAVPGFWLWVGHRLGRTDGWFVEQSQGWGTGVDWGAASLRFVADTFRNADGFIQLATAFLLVFTGVLVLWALLDRTDGNWWPMALYGLLAYGTVAGASGYFNSRPRLLVPVLSALLPVGAALLHARTRVLVPCLVAISLVGCWFGAYMITVWPYTI
- the rnc gene encoding ribonuclease III; the encoded protein is MSSATPTELTAALGVELSPPLLERALTHRSYAYEHGGLPTNERLEFLGDAVLGLVVTDALYRTHPDLPEGQLAKLRASVVNMRALAEVARGLGPHGLGAYVRLGKGEETTGGRDKASILADTTEALLGAVYLEHGTDVASVLVHKLFDPLMADASRRGAGLDWKTSLQELTANQGLGVPEYEVAEDGPDHAKTFTAWAVVASERFGSGNGRSKKEAEQRAAEQAWRELSARAEGGTGGASTGSA
- the rpmF gene encoding 50S ribosomal protein L32, which codes for MAVPKRRMSRSNTRSRRSQWKTSAVATQPCPQCRSPKLPHAACGVCGTYNGRQVVEV